One segment of Gopherus flavomarginatus isolate rGopFla2 chromosome 8, rGopFla2.mat.asm, whole genome shotgun sequence DNA contains the following:
- the LOC127056787 gene encoding aryl-hydrocarbon-interacting protein-like 1 isoform X1, whose protein sequence is MNEMYLLNVEGVKKKILHGGRGELPQFKDGSKLTFHFQTLKDDFERTVIDDSRQAGIPMEIIVGKLFKIEVWETLLASMRIGEVAEFWCDAIHTGMYALVSKGMRRIAEGKDPLEGQKHRCGMGNMFDYHSTGYADLDELQRVPQPLIFIMELFKVDDPSSYKRDTWAMNKEEKLSAVPVLHSEGNRLVLLKRYQEAAAKYQEAVVCLRNVQAKEKPWAEDWLSLEKLIMPLVLNYCQCQLELGEYYEVLEHTTDLLQKDNENVKAYFKRAKAHAAVWNEKEAREDFLRVAQLDPSLGAAVKKELRLLGERMREKHVEERQRYQGLFQQPQLKGATKGKGQWGGDGNAGAGREGGGSAEGREKTELGTESSTAKEEEQDQGISGAEGGTREAGLEENTHAKREQGLGESGAETGPGKECARAEREEPGDETDQGNSEVNGGMEETGWAEENVEAEREEPGEGTDQGNSGVNGAGGGQGNSETGLGERYSRAEGKSKPT, encoded by the exons ATGAATGAAATGTACCTGCTTAATGTGGAAGGAGTCAAGAAAAAGATTTTACATGGAGGccgtggggagctgccgcagttcAAAGATGGGAGCAAG CTCACATTCCACTTTCAGACGCTAAAAGACGACTTTGAGCGCACGGTGATAGATGACAGCCGACAGGCTGGCATCCCCATGGAGATCATCGTGGGGAAACTATTCAAAATCGAGGTGTGGGAGACCTTGCTAGCCTCCATGAGGATCGGAGAAGTGGCAGAGTTCTGGTGTGACGCTATT CACACAGGCATGTATGCGCTGGTCTCCAAGGGCATGAGGAGGATTGCGGAGGGCAAGGACCCCTTGGAGGGGCAGAAGCATCGCTGCGGGATGGGGAACATGTTCGACTACCACAGCACGGGTTATGCGGACCTTGATGAGCTGCAGAGGGTCCCCCAGCCTCTCATCTTCATCATGGAGCTTTTCAAA gtggATGACCCCTCATCCTATAAACGGGACACCTGGGCCATGAACAAAGAGGAGAAACTGTCGGCAGTGCCCGTATTGCACAGCGAAGGCAACCGGCTGGTCCTCCTCAAGAGATACCAGGAAGCAGCGGCGAAGTATCAGGAAGCAGTCGTCTGCCTGCGGAACGTCCAGGCCAAG GAGAAGCCCTGGGCTGAAGACTGGTTGAGCCTGGAGAAACTCATCATGCCCCTTGTGCTGAATTACTGCCAGtgccagctggagctgggggaaTACTATGAGGTCTTAGAGCACACCACCGACCTCCTCCAGAAGGACAATG AGAACGTGAAGGCTTACTTCAAGCGCGCAAAGGCCCATGCCGCCGTCTGGAATGAGAAAGAGGCACGAGAAGACTTCCTGAGGGTGGCTCAACTGGACCCATCACTGGGAGCGGCTGTGAAGAAAGAGCTGAGGCTGttgggggagaggatgagagaaaaacATGTGGAAGAGCGGCAGAGATACCAGGGCCTCTTCCAGCAGCCTCAGCTCAAGGGGGCAACAAAAGggaaggggcagtggggaggagacGGGAATGCTGGagctggaagggagggaggaggttcTGCGGAAGGTAGGGAGAagacagaactgggaacagagagcTCCACAGCCAAGGAGGAAGAACAAgaccaagggatttctggagcagaGGGGGGTACAAGAGAGGCAGGACTTGAAGAAAACACACATGCAAAGAGGGAACAAGGCCTGGGGGAGTCTGGGGCAGAGACAGGACCTGGGAAAGAGTGTGCCAGAGCAGAGAGGGAAGAGCCAGGGGACGAAACAGACCAAGGAAATAGTGAGGTCAATGGTGGGATGGAGGAGACAGGATGGGCAGAAGAGAACGTAGAAGCAGAGAGGGAAGAGCCAGGGGAAGGAACAGACCAAGGGAATTCTGGGGTCAATGGAGCAGGGGGAGGCCAAGGAAACTCAGAGACAGGCCTTGGAGAAAGATATTCCAGAGCAGAGGGAAAGAGCAAGCCCACGTGA
- the LOC127056787 gene encoding aryl-hydrocarbon-interacting protein-like 1 isoform X2 produces MEIIVGKLFKIEVWETLLASMRIGEVAEFWCDAIHTGMYALVSKGMRRIAEGKDPLEGQKHRCGMGNMFDYHSTGYADLDELQRVPQPLIFIMELFKVDDPSSYKRDTWAMNKEEKLSAVPVLHSEGNRLVLLKRYQEAAAKYQEAVVCLRNVQAKEKPWAEDWLSLEKLIMPLVLNYCQCQLELGEYYEVLEHTTDLLQKDNENVKAYFKRAKAHAAVWNEKEAREDFLRVAQLDPSLGAAVKKELRLLGERMREKHVEERQRYQGLFQQPQLKGATKGKGQWGGDGNAGAGREGGGSAEGREKTELGTESSTAKEEEQDQGISGAEGGTREAGLEENTHAKREQGLGESGAETGPGKECARAEREEPGDETDQGNSEVNGGMEETGWAEENVEAEREEPGEGTDQGNSGVNGAGGGQGNSETGLGERYSRAEGKSKPT; encoded by the exons ATGGAGATCATCGTGGGGAAACTATTCAAAATCGAGGTGTGGGAGACCTTGCTAGCCTCCATGAGGATCGGAGAAGTGGCAGAGTTCTGGTGTGACGCTATT CACACAGGCATGTATGCGCTGGTCTCCAAGGGCATGAGGAGGATTGCGGAGGGCAAGGACCCCTTGGAGGGGCAGAAGCATCGCTGCGGGATGGGGAACATGTTCGACTACCACAGCACGGGTTATGCGGACCTTGATGAGCTGCAGAGGGTCCCCCAGCCTCTCATCTTCATCATGGAGCTTTTCAAA gtggATGACCCCTCATCCTATAAACGGGACACCTGGGCCATGAACAAAGAGGAGAAACTGTCGGCAGTGCCCGTATTGCACAGCGAAGGCAACCGGCTGGTCCTCCTCAAGAGATACCAGGAAGCAGCGGCGAAGTATCAGGAAGCAGTCGTCTGCCTGCGGAACGTCCAGGCCAAG GAGAAGCCCTGGGCTGAAGACTGGTTGAGCCTGGAGAAACTCATCATGCCCCTTGTGCTGAATTACTGCCAGtgccagctggagctgggggaaTACTATGAGGTCTTAGAGCACACCACCGACCTCCTCCAGAAGGACAATG AGAACGTGAAGGCTTACTTCAAGCGCGCAAAGGCCCATGCCGCCGTCTGGAATGAGAAAGAGGCACGAGAAGACTTCCTGAGGGTGGCTCAACTGGACCCATCACTGGGAGCGGCTGTGAAGAAAGAGCTGAGGCTGttgggggagaggatgagagaaaaacATGTGGAAGAGCGGCAGAGATACCAGGGCCTCTTCCAGCAGCCTCAGCTCAAGGGGGCAACAAAAGggaaggggcagtggggaggagacGGGAATGCTGGagctggaagggagggaggaggttcTGCGGAAGGTAGGGAGAagacagaactgggaacagagagcTCCACAGCCAAGGAGGAAGAACAAgaccaagggatttctggagcagaGGGGGGTACAAGAGAGGCAGGACTTGAAGAAAACACACATGCAAAGAGGGAACAAGGCCTGGGGGAGTCTGGGGCAGAGACAGGACCTGGGAAAGAGTGTGCCAGAGCAGAGAGGGAAGAGCCAGGGGACGAAACAGACCAAGGAAATAGTGAGGTCAATGGTGGGATGGAGGAGACAGGATGGGCAGAAGAGAACGTAGAAGCAGAGAGGGAAGAGCCAGGGGAAGGAACAGACCAAGGGAATTCTGGGGTCAATGGAGCAGGGGGAGGCCAAGGAAACTCAGAGACAGGCCTTGGAGAAAGATATTCCAGAGCAGAGGGAAAGAGCAAGCCCACGTGA
- the TAF7L gene encoding transcription initiation factor TFIID subunit 7-like isoform X2: MTSTKLKMSKNKDDAPHELESQFILRLPPEYASTVRRAVQSGSVNLKDRLTIELHPDGRHGIVRVDRVPLAAKLVDLPCITESLKTIDKKTFYKTADICQMLVCTVDGDLYPPLEEPTVSTDPKANKKKDKDREKKFIWNHGITLPLKNVRKRRFRKTAKKKAQYIESPDVEKEVKRLLSTDAEAVSVRWEVIAEDETKEADNHGSLTGLDISSPGMSGHKQGHGSSEHDELREIFNDISSSSEDEDERDHHDDEDLNIMDTEEDLERQLQDKLNESDGQQQENEGTNQIAMGIQKQIDNLKGKLQETQERRKRQEDLIMKVENLALKTRLQAVLDEFRQQEDREKQQLTSLQEQLESLMEK; encoded by the exons ATGACATCTACAA AACTAAAGATGAGTAAGAACAAGGACGACGCTCCCCATGAGCTGGAAAGCCAGTTTATTCTGCGGCTGCCTCCG GAATATGCCTCCACTGTGCGGAGGGCAGTACAATCTGGAAGTGTCAACCTGAAGGATAGACTTACTATCGAATTACACC CGGATGGGCGTCATGGGATTGTCCGTGTAGATCGCGTTCCCTTAGCTGCCAAGCTGGTGGACCTGCCCTGCATCACTGAGAGCTTAAAAACCATAGATAAGAAAACATTCTATAAGACAGCAGATATTTGTCAG ATGCTCGTGTGTACTGTGGACGGTGATCTCTACCCCCCTCTGGAAGAGCCAACTGTGAGTACTGACCCAAAGGCAAACAAGAAAAAGGATAAAGACAGAGAGAAGAAATTCATCTGGAACCATGGCA TTACTCTTCCACTGAAGAATGTAAGGAAGAGGCGGTTCAGGAAAACAGCTAAGAAGAAGG cCCAGTACATTGAGTCTCCAGACGTGGAGAAGGAGGTGAAGCGTCTGCTGAGTACAGATGCTGAAGCTGTCAGTGTCC GCTGGGAGGTCATTGCTGAAGatgaaacaaaggaagcagacAACCATGGTTCACTCACTGGCTTGGACATCTCCTCTCCTGGGATGTCTGGACACAAGCAGGGCCATGGCTCATCGG AACATGATGAACTGCGGGAGATATTTAATgacatcagcagcagcagcgaagATGAAGATGAGAGAGATCATCATGACGATGAAGATTTGAACATCATGGACACAGAAGAAGACTTGGAGAGGCAACTGCAGGACAAACTGAATGAATctgatgggcagcagcaggagaacGAGGGAACAAACCAGATAG CCATGGGGATCCAAAAGCAGATTGACAACCTGAAGGGTAAACTCCAGGAGACCCAGGAACGGAGAAAGCGCCAGGAAGATCTCATTATGAAAGTGGAGAATCTAGCCCTCAAG ACCCGTCTCCAGGCTGTGCTGGATGAATTCAGACAGCAGGAggacagagagaagcagcag CTCACCTCTCTGCAAGAACAACTGGAATCCCTTATGGAGAAGTGA
- the TAF7L gene encoding transcription initiation factor TFIID subunit 7-like isoform X3: MSKNKDDAPHELESQFILRLPPEYASTVRRAVQSGSVNLKDRLTIELHPDGRHGIVRVDRVPLAAKLVDLPCITESLKTIDKKTFYKTADICQMLVCTVDGDLYPPLEEPTVSTDPKANKKKDKDREKKFIWNHGITLPLKNVRKRRFRKTAKKKAQYIESPDVEKEVKRLLSTDAEAVSVRWEVIAEDETKEADNHGSLTGLDISSPGMSGHKQGHGSSEHDELREIFNDISSSSEDEDERDHHDDEDLNIMDTEEDLERQLQDKLNESDGQQQENEGTNQIAMGIQKQIDNLKGKLQETQERRKRQEDLIMKVENLALKTRLQAVLDEFRQQEDREKQQLTSLQEQLESLMEK, from the exons ATGAGTAAGAACAAGGACGACGCTCCCCATGAGCTGGAAAGCCAGTTTATTCTGCGGCTGCCTCCG GAATATGCCTCCACTGTGCGGAGGGCAGTACAATCTGGAAGTGTCAACCTGAAGGATAGACTTACTATCGAATTACACC CGGATGGGCGTCATGGGATTGTCCGTGTAGATCGCGTTCCCTTAGCTGCCAAGCTGGTGGACCTGCCCTGCATCACTGAGAGCTTAAAAACCATAGATAAGAAAACATTCTATAAGACAGCAGATATTTGTCAG ATGCTCGTGTGTACTGTGGACGGTGATCTCTACCCCCCTCTGGAAGAGCCAACTGTGAGTACTGACCCAAAGGCAAACAAGAAAAAGGATAAAGACAGAGAGAAGAAATTCATCTGGAACCATGGCA TTACTCTTCCACTGAAGAATGTAAGGAAGAGGCGGTTCAGGAAAACAGCTAAGAAGAAGG cCCAGTACATTGAGTCTCCAGACGTGGAGAAGGAGGTGAAGCGTCTGCTGAGTACAGATGCTGAAGCTGTCAGTGTCC GCTGGGAGGTCATTGCTGAAGatgaaacaaaggaagcagacAACCATGGTTCACTCACTGGCTTGGACATCTCCTCTCCTGGGATGTCTGGACACAAGCAGGGCCATGGCTCATCGG AACATGATGAACTGCGGGAGATATTTAATgacatcagcagcagcagcgaagATGAAGATGAGAGAGATCATCATGACGATGAAGATTTGAACATCATGGACACAGAAGAAGACTTGGAGAGGCAACTGCAGGACAAACTGAATGAATctgatgggcagcagcaggagaacGAGGGAACAAACCAGATAG CCATGGGGATCCAAAAGCAGATTGACAACCTGAAGGGTAAACTCCAGGAGACCCAGGAACGGAGAAAGCGCCAGGAAGATCTCATTATGAAAGTGGAGAATCTAGCCCTCAAG ACCCGTCTCCAGGCTGTGCTGGATGAATTCAGACAGCAGGAggacagagagaagcagcag CTCACCTCTCTGCAAGAACAACTGGAATCCCTTATGGAGAAGTGA
- the TAF7L gene encoding transcription initiation factor TFIID subunit 7-like isoform X1 — protein MTSTKLKMSKNKDDAPHELESQFILRLPPEYASTVRRAVQSGSVNLKDRLTIELHPDGRHGIVRVDRVPLAAKLVDLPCITESLKTIDKKTFYKTADICQMLVCTVDGDLYPPLEEPTVSTDPKANKKKDKDREKKFIWNHGITLPLKNVRKRRFRKTAKKKYIESPDVEKEVKRLLSTDAEAVSVRWEVIAEDETKEADNHGSLTGLDISSPGMSGHKQGHGSSEHDELREIFNDISSSSEDEDERDHHDDEDLNIMDTEEDLERQLQDKLNESDGQQQENEGTNQIAMGIQKQIDNLKGKLQETQERRKRQEDLIMKVENLALKTRLQAVLDEFRQQEDREKQQLTSLQEQLESLMEK, from the exons ATGACATCTACAA AACTAAAGATGAGTAAGAACAAGGACGACGCTCCCCATGAGCTGGAAAGCCAGTTTATTCTGCGGCTGCCTCCG GAATATGCCTCCACTGTGCGGAGGGCAGTACAATCTGGAAGTGTCAACCTGAAGGATAGACTTACTATCGAATTACACC CGGATGGGCGTCATGGGATTGTCCGTGTAGATCGCGTTCCCTTAGCTGCCAAGCTGGTGGACCTGCCCTGCATCACTGAGAGCTTAAAAACCATAGATAAGAAAACATTCTATAAGACAGCAGATATTTGTCAG ATGCTCGTGTGTACTGTGGACGGTGATCTCTACCCCCCTCTGGAAGAGCCAACTGTGAGTACTGACCCAAAGGCAAACAAGAAAAAGGATAAAGACAGAGAGAAGAAATTCATCTGGAACCATGGCA TTACTCTTCCACTGAAGAATGTAAGGAAGAGGCGGTTCAGGAAAACAGCTAAGAAGAAG TACATTGAGTCTCCAGACGTGGAGAAGGAGGTGAAGCGTCTGCTGAGTACAGATGCTGAAGCTGTCAGTGTCC GCTGGGAGGTCATTGCTGAAGatgaaacaaaggaagcagacAACCATGGTTCACTCACTGGCTTGGACATCTCCTCTCCTGGGATGTCTGGACACAAGCAGGGCCATGGCTCATCGG AACATGATGAACTGCGGGAGATATTTAATgacatcagcagcagcagcgaagATGAAGATGAGAGAGATCATCATGACGATGAAGATTTGAACATCATGGACACAGAAGAAGACTTGGAGAGGCAACTGCAGGACAAACTGAATGAATctgatgggcagcagcaggagaacGAGGGAACAAACCAGATAG CCATGGGGATCCAAAAGCAGATTGACAACCTGAAGGGTAAACTCCAGGAGACCCAGGAACGGAGAAAGCGCCAGGAAGATCTCATTATGAAAGTGGAGAATCTAGCCCTCAAG ACCCGTCTCCAGGCTGTGCTGGATGAATTCAGACAGCAGGAggacagagagaagcagcag CTCACCTCTCTGCAAGAACAACTGGAATCCCTTATGGAGAAGTGA